The nucleotide sequence AGCAAAATCACTGATTGAGTCCGTGGAAAACACAGAGAAAGAATTCCAGAGATCTGTAATAAAAAATAAGGATTTGGCAGAAGATCTTTCCTTACTGCATGGGATCTGGATGTCTTCTTCTATCTCTAAATTAGAAAATCAGATCTCTTCTCAAGAATTATTCACTCAGAAAACAGAAAACGATAAGATCGAAACAGAAATAGAAGGTGTAGCGAGAGAAAGAATAGAGACCATCCGGGCGGATTTGAAATCCCAAGAAGATTATACTTTAATGCACCAATTCGAAAAGGTGGAGACCGCAGAGGAGTTCCAAGGAAATTGGCGGGACTTTGACGGATCTGATACTTTATCGGAACAAGAAGAAGCCATCCGAGAACTGGATCTTAGGCATACGGCCCGTTCTAACGAACCCACACATTCCGTTTTTAGGACTGATCTTTTCTCGGGACTATTTGCAGGAGAAGTGGAGAATGGTCGCTCTGAAGAAAATCCGATCTCTTACGATGAATGGGACTTTAAAAAAAGGAAATATAGAAAAGATCATTGTAAGGTATTTCATAAAAAATTCCCGGATGGGAACCGCGGCTTTGCACAAAAAATTTTCCAAGAGAATCACAGCACATTAAATTCGCTTCGTTCCAGAATGAATCGATTCTATAATCTCAAAACTTCTCTAAAAAGACAACCTTACGGAGAGGATTTGGATCTGGATGCCGCTCTCCAATATTTTTCGGATCTGTCTTGTGGACAGACCCCTAGTGAAAATGTATATTTATCGGATAGAAAAAGACTGAGAGAAGTTTCTATACTTCTACTTGCGGATATGAGTTTATCCACGGATTCTTATGTGACTAACCAAAGGATCTTGGATGTGGAAAAGACTTCTTTGGTATTATTCGGACAGATCTGCTCCGAATTCGGGGACCGTTTTAGAATAGATTCGTTTTATTCCAATACCAGAAATCATTGCGATTATTCTAATATAAAGAGTTTTGATGAACCTTGGGAGAGATCCAGAGAAAGGATCGGGCTTATGGAAGCCAAAGGTTATACCAGGATTGGACTTGCAATACGACATTCACTCTCATTGATCCAAACGGAAAAAACCCAAAAACGTTGGATCCTTCTTTTGACGGACGGCAAGCCGAATGATTACGATCGGTACGAAGGAAAATATGGAATAGAAGACGTAAAAAAAGCGATCCAAGAATGTGAAAGATCGAATGTGGGAGTTTTTGCACTTGCTATTGATAAAAGTGCGAAACAATACCTTCCCGCAATGCTCGGAAAAGAATCCTATAGGATCTTGCCGAACCCGAAAGAATTGCCGGAAGCCCTAACCGATTTTTTTATCAAACTGGTCCGCTGAACCTGAAACCCGCAAAGTGTATTAGTAATAATTAATGTTTATGGAATGGAGTAAATTGTGAAAAAAATTCCCTTAGGGTTGATCTCTTTAGTATTATGGGGGATCTCCGCTTCTATCTTTTTGTATTTTTTCTTTTCAGGAAATGTATCCGAATCCATAGACGGAAGGGTTGCGATCCACCTGAATCCGCAAGAGAGAAATTTAGTCCTAACAGAGATGAGGGGATTACTTGCTTCCGTGAATGGGATCGTTTCCGCGTTGGCTGAAGATGATTATAAAAAGGCGGAATTGGCTGCTTCTGCCAGTGGAATGGAAATGGTAAAAAAACTGGAAGACGAGGAAAAAACGATCCTTCTGAAATTACCGATCGAATTCAAACAATTAGGATTCGGAACTCATGATCAATTCGATAAGATCGCAGAAGATCTAAGACAAAAGAAAGAACCTAAAATGATCCTGAAAGAATTGGATAAACTCACCCAAAATTGTGTTCGATGCCATGCAACGTATAAAATAGCGCTTTAGATTAATATAAAGATCAACTAAAACCGAAAGAATGTTCTCGATCTTAGTCGATCTTCCGCAAGTTATGATCTTAGTGAACCGCTTTCATGAGCTCTACCAATTGGTCAAGAGCCGCGTTCCATCCCTCGTGGAAACCCATCTCTTCGTGTTTTTTTCTAGTTTCTTCGTCTTTATGACGGGCAAGGACGTGATACTTGGTTCCATTACCATGTTTTTCTAATGTAAGGATCGCGGTAAAAAATCCGCCGCTGGCTGTAGGTTTAAAACCCGGCTCGAAAATATCGGTGAATACAAGCTTTTCGTTTTCAACTATATCCAAAAAACAACCGTTATTCGGGAATTCTTGTCCTTCCGGAGACAACATAGTAGTGCGGAAGATCCCGCCCGGTCTAAGATCGATCTCACAATCTACGGTTTTCCAAGGGGCAGGGGTAAACCATTTCAGGATATGTTCCGGAGTGGTCCATGCTTTCCAAACCAGTTCTCTTGGAACGTCTACGATCCTTTCCAGAACAAGATCTGTTTTTGGGTCCGGTTGGTAATAATTAGTTTTTGCCATTTTCTTTCTCCTTCATTTCAAGTAAGTAACTGTCCAGTTGGTTTAGCCTTCTGTCCCAGAGGGTGCGTTGTCTAACGAACCAATCTTCTCCCGCTTTCATGGTCTCTTGGGTAAGTTTATAAGTCCTTACCCGGCCCACTTTTTCGGAACGAACAAGAGAACAATCTTCCAACACACCCAAATGTTGCATCAAAGAAGGAAGAGCCATTTTGAAGGGTTCCGCCAATTCTCCGACTGTCGCAGGCCCCATGCTCAAACGTTCTAAAATGGACCTTCTTGTAGGGTCCCCCAGAGCATGAAACATATGATCCAGACTGTTGCTATACTTAGGCACTTGCCTAACTATAGCATAGAAATAAACTTAGGTAAATACCTAAGTATGAAAAAAGTAAGAATTTAAGAAAAAAAATTCAGTTTCTGCCCAAGCGGTTTTCAACCATTCGACTCGTAAGTTTACTTCGGATTTTGTTTGAAGGAAAGAACATTTGTTGTAATTTGATTTTCCCCGTTTGAAATTTTTTACCTTGGTGAAATATAATAAATATCTAATGTTTACGATCTTAGGAAATTAAGGAATAAAGGTATCCCAAGTCGAAAAGGAAAACCGGATAATTTTCGAAGATCCCTCGAATGAGGGAGAAGAGTTTTTCAAAAATTTCAATTTGATTTTTAAAATATTATAAATGAGTTGTAATACATCCTACGATTAAATGTAAATATTTTTTGGTGCGAATATTTCCGAAACTAACTACCGGTAATTTTCTTTTTTATAAAAGACTTACGGAAAATCTTAACTCGCCTGTTTTATTTTTGCAAAAAAAAATCCGCTACGGGGCTTCAGCTTTTCTCTTTTTCTTTTTTGGATCCTGCTCGTTTCAATCCATGAATCTCGCCTTCGAAGCAATGCTTGAAGCCCAGATCGCTTGTTTAGTTGCCGGCGATACCTGTGTAGATGCAAGTATCTCTCCTCCGCCTACCGATATAACGGCTCCTACCGTCACGATCACAAATCTTCCTAGTTCCGGAAGGCCTACAGTAGAAACTGGATTTCTAAAAGGAACTTCTTCAGATGATATCTTGGTCTCCGTCGTGCAGATTAGTATCGATGGAGGGACTTATACTGCCGCGACAGGAACGACTAGTTGGAGTTTTGCGTTGCCTACCGGTTCCTCCACCTGGAGACATGGTTCTTTACATTCGATCAATATTAGAAGTGTGGATTCGAGTGCAAATGTTTCCACAGTCTTAAGCCTGAATATTAGGAAAGGATATAATCGAGATCTTAACGGGGACGGTTATGCCGACGTAGTCGTCATGGCTCCTGGAGCTGCTTCCGGAATGGGAGTGGCTTATATTTTTAACGGTGGAGCTTCCGGGGTGGCAGCGACAACCACGAGCGCGGCGGACCATTCTATCACAGGACAAGGAAGAATGGGATACACTTCCGCGATGGGAGATGTAAACGGAGACGGTTTCGGAGATCTGGCGATCGGAGCTTCCGATTATTCAGGTTTACAAGGGATCACTTATATATTTCACGGAAGTACTTCCGGTATTGTTGCGAATACGGCCGCGGGTGCAAACCGGATCTTAACTTATACAGGTTCAAACGAATTCGGTTATGCGATCTCATTAGGGGATGTGAATGGGGATGGATACGATGATCTAGCCAATGGCGCGTATCGTGTTTCCGGATTTTCCGGACTCGCATTTATTTATTATAGTACCGGATCCGGAGGGATCTCCTCCACCGCAGGGAATACTATTTCAGGTCCAGGCGGAAGTAATTTTGCCTGTGGGATCGGCCTTGGAGATATTAATGGAGACGGCTTTTCGGATCTGATCGTCGGAGGAAATGCATACTCGGCTTCCGCCGGAGGAGTTTGGATCTTCCATAGTAGTGGATCTGCGGGAGTTACGGTAAATTCATATACATTAGCAAATACTGTTATAGTTGGAGAGACTACGAGTAATTTTGGGATTCGTATCTATACGGGAGATGTAAACGGAGATGGATATGCGGATCTGGCTGTAGGCGCTCCTCAGTACAGCGGTTTTTTTGGAAGAAGTTATGTATTCAATAGCACCGGAACTACAAGTGGGATTACCGTCGCTGCGGCAACGAGTGCAAATACTATAGTCAGCGGTTTCTCTTTCAGCGCTGTGGGAATGTCGATAGCGATGGGAGATGTAAACGGAGATGGATATGACGACTTTGCTACAGGCGCCACTAGTTATTCCGCTACGCAAGGAAGAGTTTATATAAATTTAAGCGATGGGACCCAGGTTTCAAACGGTTCCGTAAATCTAATTGATGGGCAATCTTCTAATCATGCTTTCGGTAATGCCGTAATGATCTCGGATATAAATGGAGACGGGCTGGGAGATCTATTGGCGGGAGCATATTTCTATCCGGATGGAGTTGCGTTGTCTGGGCGCACTTATATTTTTCATAGTTTCGGTTCCGGGTATCTTGCGACAAGCGCAAGTTCCGCAAATACGATTATCTCGGGGAGCACAGGAAGCGAATTCGGAAGTAATCTGGTGGATGCAAATTTTCCGAAGGACCTATTCCCTAAATTTTTAGGGGTTTGGACCTTCGGAAGTTTAGAAACGTATAGGATCCAAATTTAAGAAAATCGAATATTTAAGCGAGTTTCGGTCTTCTTTTTTCCTTTAAAGCGCTCATCGCTTCCAACAAATTTGCCACAACTTTCGGATCTTCGAAACTACTTTTGGTAAATTCCAATTGGGATTCGAATTTGTCATTGATCTCTTTGTTGATCGCGGCCTTGGTCCTTCTATAAGCGCTGGGAGCGATCGCCATAACTTCATCCAATTTTTTCAGCACAAGTTTGCGCAAATCTTCCTTATTTTCGGCAGTTTCATTGATCAAAGAAATTTCCTTCGCTTCTCCCGCCTTATAAGCGGTTCCTAAAAGACAAACTTCGTTTAGATATTCCGATTTAACGGTGATCTTTAATTTATCAACGAAACTGATCGGAAGAGGAAGTCCAACAAGAACCTCGGTAAATGCGATCCTTGCCTTACCTTCTAACATAAATTTGAAATCGCAAGCAAGAGTCATAACAGCGCCGCCTCCCATCGCATAACCGGTAACTTCTGCAATCAACGGTTTTCCGAAACTCAAAAGTTTACCAAACAGGATCACGATCTGGCCCATCTCTGCGGTGAGTTTTTCTCTGGGGGTATTTAGAATATTCTCCGCATCGATTCCATTGGAAAAAAATTTAGGATTGTCGGAACTCAAAAGGACGGCACGGATATTATCGTCCTTGTCGATCTCGGCCAAGATATTTTCCAATTCTATCATATTCTCTCTTGTCAAAGAATTCTGATCGTTAGTTTGTATTTTGATACATTCGGCTCTGCCGTTTTTTAATTGGATAGGTTCCCGCAAATAGTTCATAAGGCATGATTAGGAACTCCAACATAAGTGATCCACTCGAATTTTATGGTTTAAATCACAAACTAATCATCTAAAGGAAGGCTTTGGCGCCTCCCACCTTTGGCGGGACCGGGCTTTCCGCTTCGGTCCTTGGACTTTTAAATTATACTATATCAAAAAAAAGGAATATATAATAAAAAGTCCAAGTCCCCCGCTGCAATCCCTGGCGCGTTTCTATTTCGGGATATTACCTATAACCTCCGGATGCGCTGATCCTTTCTCCGGTAAGCCAATAAGAATCTTCCGAAGCTAAGAACAATGCGACTTTCGCGATATCTTCAGGTTGCCCCAGCCTTCCCAAAGGAGTTTTGGAAACGATCGCTTTTTCCATCTCGCTGCCTACCATTCCGATTCTATGCGCTCCTTCCGTTTCCACACCTCCCGGTGCGATCGTGTTCACTCGGATCTTTTTGGAACTGAGTTCCAATGCCAATACTTGGGAAACTGTATCCAATGCACCTTTCGTCGAGGCATACACAACGGAATTCGGAACAGGGATCTCGCTCACTATGGAACTGATATTGATCACAGATCCACCTTCCGGAGCGAAATAATTTAGAGATTCCTGTGTAGCAAGGATCGGACCTAGAACGTTGGTATTCATCTGTCTATGAAACTGGTCTTCTGTCACCGCTTCTAACGGTGCAAACTCGAATACACCCGCATTATTCACTAGAATATTCACGGAACCGAACGCCTTCTTCGTTTCTGAAAACAAACGTTTTACGTCGGAAGATTTGGACATATCGCCTTGCACTGCGATCGCTTTGCCTCCGCTTTTTTCTATCTCTGCCACAACCTTATCCGCACCTTCCTTGCTGGAAGAATAGTTTACCACCACGGAAGCGCCTGCGGAACCCAATGTTTTAGCGATACTAGCCCCAATCCCTTTAGAAGCTCCTGTTACCACCGCGACTTTACCTTTCAACTGACTCATAAGATCACTCCTGAATATTCGGATCAAATAATTTTATAGTTAGACAAGCATCGAAGTATTAGTTTATGAAATAATTTGATATTTCGATAATTATGAAAATAATGAAGTTGGAATGTGCGTCGGTCGGTTCGATCTATAGCTGGGAAAGTTTGTCCAAATAAGCCTTGAATACGTCTCTTCTTAGGACGATATTCACGAATTTGCCGTCCTTAGAGGTTTCTATCAGGCCTGCATTTTCTAATTCTTTAATATGGTGGGAAAGTGTAGCGGGACTAATATCTTGGGATTTATTCAGAGTGCTGCAGGCGGTAGGTTTTTCGTTAGCTCCGATACACTGTAAGAGTTGAAATCTCCGCGGCTCAGCAAGGGCCCTGGAAATTTTAGTAAATTCCTTTTCCGAAAGTTTAATGGGCTTTGCGTTCGGCACTCTCTCCATGTTTGATTGTTTAGACTCGGTTGTCTAAACATTCTCTTAAAATCTAAGGTAGGAACCCCTAAGCTTTAGGCATTCGTCCTTTTATCGTATTTTAATTGATATTGAGACTTAATATCTTATTGTGGATAGATCAATGAAACCTTGGATCCTTCTAAAATGAGCCGAAAAAGACTCTATCAAATACATTCTTCTTTAGGTATTTTCAGTTCCGTATTTCTGATTCTGGTAGGACTATCCGGTTCCTTTTTGATTTTCGCAAGGGAGATTGATCAATTATTGGATCCGGCGGAGTTCAAGATCGAATCTCTCGGGACTAGAAGATCGATAGATTCTCTTAAGGCTGAACTGAGAAAACAGATCCCTTCTCATATACTGGCAGGTTGGTTGATCCCGGAAAATCCCGACCAGCCGGATCAGGTTTGGGTGCATTTTTCGGATTCCGAAACTAAGGAGGAGTCCGTCATTCTATTGGACCCTTATAGGGGAGAAGTAAAAGGAAAGCTGAAGGAAGATCGTTCCGATTCGTTTTACGGCTGGATGTTGAATCTTCATTATACCTTACTTTTGGGAAATACCGGTTACGTGATGATCGGTTTTTTGGGACTTATCTTTTTTTTCCAAGGGATCAGCGGTATCATTTTATACCGAAATATTTGGGCAAATCTTTTCAGGTTAAGGACATTGGAATCCATTCGTACGTTTTTTTCGGACCTTCATAAGTTAACGGGAGTTTTCACTTTGGTCTTTCATCTAATGTTGGGTTTTACGGGGGCTTGGTGGAGTTTAAGTACGACCGTCAATACTTTGATCGATGGATTTCCTTCCCAACAGTTGGGAAAATTTATGGATGATTCGATTTCGATCGATTCCATGATAGAAGGAGCCGAATCCAAGATCTCAGGATTCAAACTTGGATTTATCTCTTTTCCTCACCACAAAGAAGGAGACCCGGTCGTGTTGTATGGAACGGAGAACGAAGATCATCCTCTTCGGAGCAGATTCGGTTCTTATTTGGTTTTCGATTCTCGTTCTTCCCAATTGTTGAAAGTTTGGGAGCTTCGAAAAGAAAATTTTATACATTCTATCTTGGATTCTTTTCGCCCCTTACATTTTGGGACCTTTGGAGGGTTATTTACGAAAATACTATGGGTGATCTTAGGATTGGCTCCGGGGATATTATCTCTTACCGGGATCGGGATATTGATCTCAAAAGAAAGAATGAAATCTTCTCGAAAAAAAGAAAAGGTTATTCGTTGAAATTTTTCGAGTATTTAGGGCTGGTATCAAGAAACGCCGGAGATCCCGGCGTATAATTTAAAGAATAAAAGAAATCTTATATATCTTTATTCCCAACACTGACCTTCCACGTAACATTTATATATGGAACCGATACCGGATGCCGTTGCGGCTTCCTGGCAGGCCCCCTTTGCCGTTGTGGAAGTAAATCCGTAATACTGCATTGCAGGGACTAAATATTCACGTTCTCCGATATAGGAATATGCGTAAGGGATCGGGTCGTTGATGCCGTCTACACCTTCATAAATACAAGCGCTTATTTTATTCGGTACCACACAAGGACCGTCGATTAGGTCTATCTTAAGGTCCAGATCGATCCCTGTTTTCATTTCCGCGATAAAATCGTCCAGGCCTTCTTCCCATTCCGCTTTTTTTTCCAAATATGCGGTGGAATATTCTCTACAGAAAAATATCTCTCCGTTCGGTCTTGTGAACCTATGGCTATACGCAATCGTAAGTCCCAGGTTTTCCCCTTCGCTTCCGGAATTTTTTTTGGAAAGGAGCACCTGTAGGATCCCGTTCGTATCCAATTTTTCTTCTCCCTCAAGTTCTTTACAAAAATTTAAAGTGTGAATCGTTAGAACGATCAGCACCAATTTTATTATCCTTTTCATTTTGAATCTCCTGGATTTGATCCTTATATTTTATAGTTTATAATGAATCCGTAGGTTCTAGGCGCTCCCGGAACTGCCTGGAAGGTTCCGTCTAAGTAGGAAGTGAAATAATACTTATCATATACGTTATTACAGTATATATAGGCTGAGACGGTCTCTCCTTCATAACCCGCTTTCAGATTGGTTACCGCGTAAGGGCTGCTATAAATGGTATTATCCGCAGCAAAGAACATTTTTCCGACGGCTTGGAATTCCCAACGAAAGAATAGGCCCCAATTGGAACGGAATTGTAAGTAACTTACGATATCGTATTTGGGTATGAAATGGACTTGTTTTCCGTCGAAGTCCTTGTCCAAGATACGATCATAAAATTTATTGAATATACCTTCGGTGTAACCTGCGGAGAATCCTAGCCGAAGGGGTTTCCAGGGTTTTGCATAAGCTTCTATTTCCGCACCTCTAATGGTGACTCTTTCCGCGTTTAAGTTCACGGATTGTGCGATGGAAATTGCTCTTACTACTTGAAAATCCTGCGTTTCCGTATAAAAATGAGTGAAATTCAAACCTAAGGTACGTTTGAAATATTCGGATTTTATTCCCGCTTCTATCGTATCATTAATTTCAGGTTTAAAATCCGCTTGAGAAGATTGGTTTACTACAGTACTGTAACCTGCATTTTTATATCCCCTGCTCAATCCGATAAAGATCATAAAAGAATCGTTAGGTTTATAATCGAATATTAATCTTGATACGTTGTATTGGTAGGAATCGTCCCTTCTATATTCCGGAGAAAGAATACGTATATCTCCGTACGGATTATTCGGTAAAAATCCGGTTGCATCCTGGCTATGATCCAATTTTATCTTTTGGGTCTCTATTCTGGATCCTAAGGTGATCGTAAACTTTTCCAAGAATGTATAACTATTATGAGTGAACAGACTGATAGTTTGATCTTCTATTCTGGCATGATGTGTTTGTCTTGTAGGCGCATACAACCCGGAGAACGTCCGATAAGTATATGTGTTTTTCAGATATTCCCTTGTATTGGTACTATCAGAGATCCTATGGTAAAAGAAAGTGCCTAACTTGAACTGAAGAGGGTCCTTTTTATCCGTAGATTCAATAGTAGCTTCGTGGGTCTGAGTAGTCGTATGTTCCACATATTCGCCCTTACTTTGTGCGTTCTTAGTGAAATCGGAATCGACCGTCAAAGGGTCTATGGCCATTTTTCTCAAACTGGAAACGGTCCTAAATACTGCCGAAGGTAGTTTGTAGCTGATATTACTGGAGTACGTATTTCCTGTAACGTTGGATGTTCCTTCATAGTCCCAATAAACCTTTCGGGCTCCATTGCTTCTATTTATGAAAATTCTAATATTCTCGTCGCAGTTTTCCGGACTTACGGCACATCCTTTATAAACACTTTTTAATCTTTCCGATTTGGATCCCAGATAATTGACTATGTTCAAAGAACCGTCGTTAAAACTTTCCGCACTGGCTTGCAGATCGATTTCCAAGTTCTCGTTCGGAGTCCAGAAAATCCTGAATCTTCCCGCTTTTCCGCTCCTGCCGTCCGGATGTGTCGCATAAAATTCTATAGGAATATCGGAGAGGAGGTTATTCGGGTAATTGAATCCCGTAATATTATTCAGATATCCGTCCCTTTCGGTGGATTTACCTGACACTCCTATATAAAGTTTATCTTTGACGATCGGAGTATTGTAAAAGAAGGAAAATTCTCTTTTATTATAATTTCCTAAATCAGCTGTAAATCTGCCTTGAGGAAGATTATTGGGCTTTTTGGTTTTAATTTCCACCACGCCGCCTTGGAAATTTTTGCCGAAGACAGTGGCTTGCGAACCTCTGTGGACCTCTATACTGTCCAAACCGAAAAGTTCCGTATTCAAAGCTACGTTATCCGCTAGCGGAACGCCATCCACGATCATACCGACGGCAGGTTCGCTGAAGGCGATACTTCTCATTCCTCTAATATTAAAATAAGTGAAATTTCTGGATCCTGAATCTATGATCGCAAAATTCGGTACCTGCTTGTCTATATCGTTGGTCCTTGAGATCCCAGTGTCCTGGATATCCTGATCATTGAATCTGGAGATACTCCCGGGAGTTTTGAAAATTTCCCGGTCCCTTTGGTCTCTCTTCCCCTGCACGACAATTCCTCCTTCGGAGGTGATAGGCCTTTTAACGAGAGGTTCTTCTTTCGAGTTTTTAGGTACTACGTTCTTAGGTTCTTGGGCGAATAAAACGGTCCCGGTAAAAAAAAGGATTCTTACGCAAAATCGGGAAAGAAAGGGGAGAAGGTTCCGAACTCTGCTCTTTTTTGGGGACTTAGACCTTTGTCTACGCATGAAAGCCAATAAAAGGAAGAGTGTAGAACTGGTAAAGGACTAAATTGATTCTAGGACTCAAAATCATATATGGATCAGTCTGAAAACTGTCAAATTAAGTAGAAAAAGAGAATAAATGGGGGAAAATAAGCGAATTATAATAAATTTACTTAGAAAGATGGAGAGAAATGGGAGCCGATTTTTTGTAGGCACTTCTACAAAAATCGCCCTTGAAAGAACAGGGTCGGGAAAGTAAAAGTCTTCTTCCTATTACTGGATACAGAAGAACTTCCATTTCCAGAACTGATAGAGTTGAGGGCTAATTTTTTACGGTGCCGAAAGGCACCTGTCGGTTTATCACGTTTTTTCATCCGAGTGTTGCCTCGGATCCATGAAGATTAATTTTGTTTTTTCGATTTTCCCATCCAGCGTAAGGGGCCGCTACCGTATCGTCCCAATTTGTCTTGTGGGTTGGCTAATTTACAAGTAAAAAGGGAAAGGCAACCGCATCCTATACAAACAGAAAGACCGTTCTTTAATCTATGCAATTCCGCGATCTTTTCTTCGATACGTAAACTCCAGGTTCGGGAAAGTTTGGACCAGTCCTGTCCGTTTGGAGTATGATCTTCGGGAAGTTTTGCGATTTCTGCGGCGATCTCCTCTAAGGAAAGTCCTACTCTTTGGGCAAATACGATGAATGCGATCCTTCTCAAAACATGTCTAGGATATTGTCTGTGACCGGAACCTGCTCTCACGGAACGGATCAGTCCTCTTTCTTCGTAAAAACGTAAAGCGGAGGAGGCGACCCCGCTTCTTTTGGATACCTGTCCGATACTTAAATACTCGTCCTTATCCACTACATTCTCCTGAATTTAAACTTAAAGTGAACTTTAGTATTAGATTTTATTCAAACGAAGTCTAAACACAAACATTTTCAGTTTTTTTTCGAAAAAATGAGAAAAAAACAGATCTTGGGTATTTACTTAAAGTTCACTTTAACTTGTAGAATATAATTACCAAAAAGAAGAAGGGTATCCTATAATGTTATTAGAAAAGATCAATACCGGTACGAACTTACGATTAGGAATTATATTAGGCAGTACTAGAAAGGGGAGATTTGGAGAGACAGTCGCAAAATGGTTTGAAGAGATTGCAAGACAAGATAACCGATTTGAGACGGATCTAATCGATCTTTCCGAATTTTCTCTTCCTTGGGACATGTCAAAGGATATGGATTCGGATCTTTCCTTATTTTCGGATAAAATAGCGGAAACCGATACTTTTGTAGTAATTACACCGGAGTATAATCACGGATATCCTGCTTATTTAAAGTTGGCAATTGATTCGCTTCATGAGGAATGGAGTGCAAAACCTCTTGGATTCGTTTCCTACGGGGGAAGTTCGGGCGGTTTGAGAGCGGTGGAGCAGCTTCGCAATGTATTTGCCGAGTTGAGAATGACCACCATTCGGGACTGCGTCAGTTTTCATTGGGCTCATGCCAGGTTCCATAACGGAAGACCTACTGAGGAATTTCGTTACGCTTCTTCGGCGGAGAAATTATTGAATGAATTGTACTGGTGGGGAAACGTTTTAAAACAAGCTAGAATGAATTTCCCCGGGTCCGTTCTGAGATCATGATCTTAAGGAATAAATATGAAATTTACGTTTAGTAAATACCAAATCTTCGTAGTCGCATTATTGGCATTTATCCAATTTACCGTAGTTCTTGATTTTATGATCTTATCTCCATTAGGAGTTCAGGTCATGGAACAACTGAAAATTTCCACGTCCAAGTTCGGCCTAGTGGTTTCCGCTTATGCATTTAGCGCGGGGATTTCCGGGATATTGGCGGCGGGTTTTGCGGACAGATTCGATCGTAAGAAGATGCTTCTATTTTTTTACGGAGGTTTTGTTTTAGGGACCGTTCTTTGCGGAATTGCGCCGAATTATGAATTTTTACTTTTTGCAAGAATAGTAACGGGACTT is from Leptospira sp. WS58.C1 and encodes:
- a CDS encoding ArsR/SmtB family transcription factor, yielding MPKYSNSLDHMFHALGDPTRRSILERLSMGPATVGELAEPFKMALPSLMQHLGVLEDCSLVRSEKVGRVRTYKLTQETMKAGEDWFVRQRTLWDRRLNQLDSYLLEMKEKENGKN
- a CDS encoding SDR family NAD(P)-dependent oxidoreductase, producing MSQLKGKVAVVTGASKGIGASIAKTLGSAGASVVVNYSSSKEGADKVVAEIEKSGGKAIAVQGDMSKSSDVKRLFSETKKAFGSVNILVNNAGVFEFAPLEAVTEDQFHRQMNTNVLGPILATQESLNYFAPEGGSVINISSIVSEIPVPNSVVYASTKGALDTVSQVLALELSSKKIRVNTIAPGGVETEGAHRIGMVGSEMEKAIVSKTPLGRLGQPEDIAKVALFLASEDSYWLTGERISASGGYR
- a CDS encoding FG-GAP-like repeat-containing protein produces the protein MNLAFEAMLEAQIACLVAGDTCVDASISPPPTDITAPTVTITNLPSSGRPTVETGFLKGTSSDDILVSVVQISIDGGTYTAATGTTSWSFALPTGSSTWRHGSLHSINIRSVDSSANVSTVLSLNIRKGYNRDLNGDGYADVVVMAPGAASGMGVAYIFNGGASGVAATTTSAADHSITGQGRMGYTSAMGDVNGDGFGDLAIGASDYSGLQGITYIFHGSTSGIVANTAAGANRILTYTGSNEFGYAISLGDVNGDGYDDLANGAYRVSGFSGLAFIYYSTGSGGISSTAGNTISGPGGSNFACGIGLGDINGDGFSDLIVGGNAYSASAGGVWIFHSSGSAGVTVNSYTLANTVIVGETTSNFGIRIYTGDVNGDGYADLAVGAPQYSGFFGRSYVFNSTGTTSGITVAAATSANTIVSGFSFSAVGMSIAMGDVNGDGYDDFATGATSYSATQGRVYINLSDGTQVSNGSVNLIDGQSSNHAFGNAVMISDINGDGLGDLLAGAYFYPDGVALSGRTYIFHSFGSGYLATSASSANTIISGSTGSEFGSNLVDANFPKDLFPKFLGVWTFGSLETYRIQI
- a CDS encoding nitric oxide reductase activation protein NorD; the encoded protein is MGWEEFIFKKTYNTVREIFSSEEDPSLNYKIVKLSEFKPRLSVLAKSLTGENIEIFPAEKEGGFKDQVFFLPGSYSHGPDISSNLQFYIFRILYISEQRKLGFYWKKGENKNREESLKAASRTYPQVLASLEKNYPEAKSLIESVENTEKEFQRSVIKNKDLAEDLSLLHGIWMSSSISKLENQISSQELFTQKTENDKIETEIEGVARERIETIRADLKSQEDYTLMHQFEKVETAEEFQGNWRDFDGSDTLSEQEEAIRELDLRHTARSNEPTHSVFRTDLFSGLFAGEVENGRSEENPISYDEWDFKKRKYRKDHCKVFHKKFPDGNRGFAQKIFQENHSTLNSLRSRMNRFYNLKTSLKRQPYGEDLDLDAALQYFSDLSCGQTPSENVYLSDRKRLREVSILLLADMSLSTDSYVTNQRILDVEKTSLVLFGQICSEFGDRFRIDSFYSNTRNHCDYSNIKSFDEPWERSRERIGLMEAKGYTRIGLAIRHSLSLIQTEKTQKRWILLLTDGKPNDYDRYEGKYGIEDVKKAIQECERSNVGVFALAIDKSAKQYLPAMLGKESYRILPNPKELPEALTDFFIKLVR
- a CDS encoding SRPBCC family protein, translating into MAKTNYYQPDPKTDLVLERIVDVPRELVWKAWTTPEHILKWFTPAPWKTVDCEIDLRPGGIFRTTMLSPEGQEFPNNGCFLDIVENEKLVFTDIFEPGFKPTASGGFFTAILTLEKHGNGTKYHVLARHKDEETRKKHEEMGFHEGWNAALDQLVELMKAVH
- a CDS encoding enoyl-CoA hydratase/isomerase family protein, with protein sequence MNYLREPIQLKNGRAECIKIQTNDQNSLTRENMIELENILAEIDKDDNIRAVLLSSDNPKFFSNGIDAENILNTPREKLTAEMGQIVILFGKLLSFGKPLIAEVTGYAMGGGAVMTLACDFKFMLEGKARIAFTEVLVGLPLPISFVDKLKITVKSEYLNEVCLLGTAYKAGEAKEISLINETAENKEDLRKLVLKKLDEVMAIAPSAYRRTKAAINKEINDKFESQLEFTKSSFEDPKVVANLLEAMSALKEKRRPKLA
- a CDS encoding ArsR/SmtB family transcription factor — translated: MERVPNAKPIKLSEKEFTKISRALAEPRRFQLLQCIGANEKPTACSTLNKSQDISPATLSHHIKELENAGLIETSKDGKFVNIVLRRDVFKAYLDKLSQL